Proteins encoded by one window of Teretinema zuelzerae:
- a CDS encoding TAXI family TRAP transporter solute-binding subunit — MKRGTAFVAAMVAAAALVGVFAGCAKPANKNFILATGGTGGTYYPFGGAIANIWNTKVEGMNVTAQSTGASAENLRLISKGEAEFGIVQNDVMDYAFNGTDMFDGQKLENLSTLGTLYPEVIQIAASKSSGIASVADMKGKRVSVGDAGSGVEFNAKQILAGYGLSFDDIKKSNLSFKESSDGLQNGTLDACFVTAGVPNAALQELALSAGLVLIPVDGSAAEAIKAAHGYYTEKVIPSGTYKGMDVDVTTVAVKATLAVSAKLDEKTVYDLTKALFENQAELANSHAKGKDLSAEYAVTGVSVPFHPGAAKYFKEKGLIVK, encoded by the coding sequence ATGAAAAGAGGAACGGCTTTTGTCGCGGCGATGGTTGCCGCGGCCGCGCTCGTCGGAGTTTTTGCGGGTTGCGCAAAGCCTGCGAACAAGAATTTCATTTTAGCTACCGGCGGCACCGGCGGAACCTACTATCCGTTCGGCGGAGCGATCGCCAATATCTGGAACACGAAGGTCGAGGGCATGAACGTAACCGCCCAGTCGACCGGAGCGTCTGCGGAAAATCTCCGCTTGATCAGCAAGGGCGAAGCCGAATTCGGAATCGTTCAGAACGACGTAATGGATTACGCCTTCAACGGAACCGATATGTTCGACGGCCAGAAGCTCGAGAACCTGAGCACCCTGGGAACCCTGTATCCCGAAGTCATCCAGATCGCCGCTTCGAAGTCCAGCGGAATCGCCTCTGTCGCGGACATGAAGGGTAAACGCGTTTCCGTCGGAGACGCGGGATCGGGAGTCGAATTCAACGCGAAGCAGATCCTTGCCGGATACGGACTTTCATTCGACGACATCAAGAAATCAAACCTTTCGTTCAAGGAGTCCAGCGACGGGCTTCAGAACGGAACCCTCGACGCCTGCTTCGTGACCGCCGGCGTTCCGAACGCGGCTCTCCAGGAGCTCGCTCTTTCTGCCGGCCTCGTGCTGATCCCCGTTGACGGCTCCGCCGCCGAAGCGATCAAGGCTGCCCACGGCTACTACACCGAGAAGGTTATTCCCTCCGGCACCTATAAGGGCATGGACGTCGACGTGACGACCGTGGCCGTGAAGGCGACCCTTGCGGTGAGCGCGAAGCTCGACGAAAAAACCGTCTACGATCTGACTAAGGCGCTTTTCGAAAACCAGGCAGAGCTTGCCAACTCGCACGCGAAGGGCAAGGACCTGAGCGCGGAATACGCGGTTACCGGCGTTTCCGTACCCTTCCACCCGGGCGCGGCGAAGTACTTTAAGGAAAAAGGTCTTATCGTCAAGTGA
- a CDS encoding TIGR01440 family protein, translating to MNEPLANSASIEKELEKALAELFEAAKGKPGQVLIVGCSTSEVLGKKIGTAGSAETAGALWKAIDRFCRKKKLRAAVQCCEHLNRALVVDRALLEEKGWQEVFAVPRPTAGGALAAAAWKGMKDPALAETIQADMGLDIGSTLIGMHLKRVAVPVRLETRKIGEAPITAARTRPPYTGGPRAVYN from the coding sequence ATGAACGAACCGCTTGCGAATTCCGCGTCGATAGAGAAAGAACTAGAAAAAGCGTTGGCCGAACTGTTCGAGGCCGCGAAGGGAAAACCGGGACAGGTGCTGATAGTCGGGTGCAGCACCAGCGAGGTGCTCGGCAAAAAGATCGGGACCGCCGGCAGCGCGGAAACCGCCGGGGCGCTCTGGAAGGCGATCGATCGATTCTGCCGCAAAAAAAAGCTCCGCGCCGCCGTTCAGTGCTGCGAGCATTTGAACCGCGCCCTCGTAGTGGACCGCGCGCTCCTGGAAGAAAAGGGCTGGCAGGAAGTGTTCGCCGTTCCCCGTCCGACCGCCGGAGGAGCCCTTGCGGCTGCCGCGTGGAAGGGAATGAAAGACCCGGCGCTCGCGGAGACTATCCAGGCGGACATGGGCCTCGACATCGGCTCGACACTCATCGGTATGCACCTCAAGCGCGTCGCCGTTCCGGTCAGGCTCGAAACCCGGAAAATCGGAGAAGCTCCGATTACCGCCGCGCGCACGAGGCCTCCCTACACCGGCGGTCCCCGCGCGGTATATAACTAG
- a CDS encoding glycoside hydrolase family 2 protein — protein MYREFYTFFSGGDDHDLKIGIEYGTRNHDGGETMHTTVHTEYPRPYLERDSYFNLNGLWDFSRGKKGASYAFSDRIVVPFSPESRASGLGNFILQDDEELHYRRTFVLPPDFVCDRVFLHFGAVDYECRCRLNGVPVGQHRGGFLPFFFDITSALKEGENVLELDATDPTDGGVQARGKQKLKRGGIWYTPQSGIWQTVWMESVSLDYIRDLSIVPDIDAGTVSASFRTAASTARVKVMDGSEIVAEASLNVSGGFAKAVLQLPEFELWSPENPKLYRLAVSTPGDYVGSWFGMRKFSVESDGTHRRLFLNNRPYFHRGLLDQGYWSEGLLTPPDDAAIVRELALAKEMGFNMLRKHIKIESQRWYWHCDRLGLLVWQDFVCGGGPYRFLKIALLPFLGFRFNDKNHRFMERTDAAGRLEFESEMAETVRHLGNSASLAVWVLFNEGWGQFDSRRLTEVLKGLDSSRIIDSVSGWHDQGPDSSDLKSLHIYYTKPKVPKGETRAVVLSEFGGYSLRVPGHVYDEKKEFGYKVFKTAESLAAGYKKLVEDVVAPLIPEGLSATVYTQLSDVEEEINGLVTCDRAVVKIEPSFLRSVNASLAYPGQDSPAR, from the coding sequence ATGTATCGTGAATTTTATACGTTTTTTTCCGGCGGGGATGACCATGACCTGAAAATCGGGATAGAATACGGCACCAGAAACCACGACGGCGGAGAAACGATGCATACGACTGTTCATACTGAATATCCGAGGCCCTATCTTGAACGAGACAGTTATTTCAATTTGAACGGCCTGTGGGATTTTTCGCGCGGCAAAAAGGGCGCTTCCTATGCCTTCTCCGACCGGATCGTCGTTCCCTTTTCTCCGGAATCCAGGGCGAGCGGATTAGGAAATTTCATTTTACAGGACGACGAAGAACTCCATTACAGACGAACCTTCGTACTGCCGCCGGATTTCGTCTGCGACCGGGTGTTTCTCCATTTCGGCGCCGTCGATTACGAATGCCGTTGCAGACTCAACGGTGTTCCTGTAGGCCAGCATCGGGGCGGTTTTCTCCCGTTTTTCTTCGATATTACGTCAGCCTTGAAAGAAGGCGAAAACGTTCTCGAGCTCGACGCGACCGATCCGACTGACGGCGGCGTACAAGCGCGCGGCAAGCAAAAGCTCAAGCGCGGCGGCATCTGGTATACGCCCCAGTCCGGCATCTGGCAGACGGTCTGGATGGAAAGCGTCTCCCTCGACTACATTCGGGATCTTTCCATTGTGCCGGACATCGACGCGGGTACCGTCTCGGCGAGCTTCCGCACCGCCGCCTCGACCGCGCGCGTGAAGGTCATGGACGGCTCCGAGATCGTCGCCGAGGCGTCTTTAAACGTTTCCGGCGGCTTCGCGAAGGCGGTTCTTCAGCTTCCGGAGTTCGAACTCTGGTCGCCTGAAAATCCCAAGCTCTATCGCCTGGCCGTTTCCACTCCGGGAGACTACGTGGGCTCCTGGTTCGGCATGCGCAAATTTTCCGTCGAGAGCGACGGAACGCATCGCCGCCTCTTTCTCAACAACCGGCCGTACTTCCACCGGGGCTTGCTGGATCAGGGATACTGGAGCGAGGGCCTGCTGACTCCTCCGGACGACGCGGCGATAGTCCGCGAGCTCGCCCTGGCGAAGGAGATGGGCTTCAACATGCTGCGCAAGCACATCAAGATCGAAAGCCAGCGCTGGTATTGGCACTGCGACCGCCTCGGCCTTTTGGTGTGGCAGGACTTCGTGTGCGGAGGCGGTCCTTACCGCTTCCTCAAAATCGCCCTTTTGCCGTTTCTGGGCTTCCGATTCAACGATAAAAACCATCGATTCATGGAACGAACCGACGCTGCCGGCCGGCTGGAGTTCGAGAGCGAGATGGCCGAAACCGTTCGCCACCTCGGGAACTCCGCCTCGCTCGCCGTCTGGGTTTTGTTCAACGAGGGGTGGGGCCAGTTCGACAGCCGCCGCCTGACTGAAGTTCTCAAGGGTTTGGATTCGAGCCGGATCATCGATTCGGTGAGCGGCTGGCACGATCAGGGCCCCGATTCGAGCGACCTGAAGAGCCTCCATATCTATTACACAAAACCGAAGGTTCCCAAGGGCGAAACGCGAGCCGTGGTGCTATCCGAATTCGGCGGCTATTCCCTGCGGGTTCCCGGCCACGTGTACGACGAGAAAAAGGAATTCGGCTACAAGGTGTTCAAAACCGCCGAGTCTCTCGCCGCCGGCTACAAGAAACTGGTAGAGGACGTAGTCGCGCCTCTCATTCCGGAAGGTCTTTCCGCGACGGTGTACACCCAGCTGAGCGACGTGGAAGAAGAAATCAACGGTCTCGTTACCTGCGACCGCGCGGTCGTCAAGATAGAACCCTCGTTCCTGCGCTCGGTCAACGCGAGTCTTGCCTATCCCGGCCAGGACTCCCCGGCCCGCTAG
- a CDS encoding alpha-N-arabinofuranosidase — MKNLITINTRTPGPVIERDVYGHFSEHLGRCIYGGLWVGPDSDIPNINGYRKDVVEALKKMGIPNLRWPGGCFADEYHWKDGIGPKEERKRMVNTHWGGVVEDNTFGTHEFMDLCELLDCKAYVCGNVGSGSIQEMQEWVEYITCPGDTPMARLRAKNGRKEPWKLPYFGVGNENWGCGGNMKPEYYADLYRRYQTYVRKYGPDKIFKIAGGPNVADYRWTEVLMREAGPLMDGLSLHNYCFEERWENKKSATDFDRTGWFKTLRNAYRMDELIAEHSKIMDRYDPDKRVALVVDEWGCWHEAEPGTNPGFLYQQNTVRDALVAGITLNIFNNRADRVRIANLAQLANVLQSPILTEGAKMVLTPTWHVLEMYKGHQGAKLLSTAVCTDFYYEENGMVSGLAERGGLPIGTGIPALNASASVSDSGAYTVTLCNADPEESKSVSLRFDGLASLPKTITARCLEGADMNSMNTFEDPDRVQARAFALPAAKGNELALELPARSVLAITLG, encoded by the coding sequence ATGAAAAACTTGATTACAATCAACACCCGGACGCCGGGTCCAGTCATTGAGCGGGATGTCTACGGACATTTCTCGGAGCATCTCGGTCGCTGTATTTACGGCGGACTGTGGGTCGGGCCCGATTCGGATATTCCCAATATCAACGGATACCGCAAGGACGTGGTGGAAGCCCTGAAGAAGATGGGCATCCCCAATCTCCGGTGGCCGGGCGGCTGCTTCGCCGACGAATACCACTGGAAGGACGGCATCGGACCGAAGGAAGAGCGGAAGCGCATGGTGAACACCCACTGGGGCGGGGTCGTGGAGGATAACACCTTCGGCACCCACGAGTTCATGGATTTGTGCGAACTGCTGGACTGCAAGGCCTATGTCTGCGGAAACGTCGGAAGCGGAAGCATTCAGGAAATGCAGGAATGGGTGGAATACATCACCTGCCCCGGAGACACCCCGATGGCGCGACTGCGCGCGAAGAACGGCAGAAAAGAACCGTGGAAGCTCCCCTACTTCGGCGTGGGAAACGAGAACTGGGGCTGCGGCGGAAACATGAAGCCCGAATATTACGCGGATCTGTATCGCCGGTATCAAACCTATGTGCGCAAATACGGACCGGATAAAATCTTCAAGATAGCCGGAGGGCCGAACGTCGCGGACTACCGCTGGACGGAAGTCCTGATGCGCGAGGCCGGCCCCCTCATGGACGGGCTGAGTTTGCACAACTACTGCTTCGAGGAACGCTGGGAAAACAAAAAGTCCGCGACGGACTTCGACAGGACCGGCTGGTTCAAGACGCTGAGAAACGCCTACCGCATGGACGAGCTCATCGCCGAGCACTCGAAAATCATGGACCGCTACGACCCGGACAAGCGGGTCGCCCTGGTCGTGGACGAATGGGGATGCTGGCACGAAGCGGAGCCGGGAACGAACCCCGGATTCCTCTATCAGCAGAACACCGTCCGGGACGCCCTGGTCGCCGGCATTACGCTCAATATTTTCAACAACCGCGCCGACCGGGTGCGCATCGCGAATCTCGCGCAGCTGGCGAACGTGCTCCAGTCCCCGATTCTCACCGAGGGCGCGAAGATGGTGCTGACCCCCACCTGGCATGTGCTGGAAATGTACAAGGGCCACCAGGGGGCGAAGCTCCTTTCGACCGCGGTCTGCACGGACTTCTACTACGAGGAAAACGGGATGGTTTCGGGACTCGCGGAACGCGGCGGACTCCCGATCGGAACCGGAATCCCGGCCCTCAACGCCTCGGCGTCCGTCTCCGATTCGGGCGCGTACACGGTAACCCTGTGCAACGCCGACCCCGAGGAGTCGAAATCCGTCTCGCTGAGGTTCGACGGCCTCGCATCCCTGCCGAAAACCATTACCGCCCGCTGCCTCGAAGGGGCGGATATGAATTCGATGAACACCTTCGAAGATCCGGACAGAGTGCAGGCCAGGGCCTTCGCGCTGCCGGCCGCGAAGGGAAACGAACTTGCGCTTGAACTGCCCGCACGGTCGGTGCTCGCGATAACTCTGGGCTGA
- the arfA gene encoding arabinosylfuranosidase ArfA, which yields MDTVRISIEPDFTLAKVDERLFSSFIEHLGRAVYDGIYEPGHPEADEQGFRKDVIALVKDLQVPLVRYPGGNFLSGYEWTDGIGPRDQRPSRLDLAWRTIEPNLVGIDEFYDWSKKAGTGIMGAVNMGTGSPKDAGNLLEYCNFPKGTYWSDLRRKNGHETPYGIKTWCIGNEMDGPWQICHLDAADYGKKARETAKIMKWIDNGIELVACGSSTSKMPTFPEWDRVVLEHTYDHVDYISLHRYYENMGNEDDFLSSFADMDSFIKTVSATADYVKALKRSKKTMNLSFDEWNVWYQQKIQLRDWETAPEILEDRYSLLDALVVGGLGISLLNNADRVKIACLAQLVNVIAPIFTKKGGAAIKQASYHPFRDISVYGRGTVLTPVVRGPKRETCWGDAPEVAVSVVYNEEENMLTVFAMNSNRAEGRKVELDLRSFESPRMTFRTELSGPDLHVINTFENPHAVEPKGLDLTQPDGGKASITLSPASWNVIRFSVSPEGSR from the coding sequence ATGGATACAGTGAGAATCAGCATCGAACCGGATTTTACGCTCGCGAAGGTGGACGAGAGGCTTTTCAGTTCCTTCATCGAACATCTGGGGCGGGCCGTCTACGACGGCATTTACGAACCCGGGCATCCCGAGGCCGACGAGCAGGGATTCCGGAAAGACGTCATCGCCCTGGTCAAGGATCTGCAGGTGCCGCTGGTGCGCTACCCGGGAGGAAACTTTCTTTCCGGCTACGAGTGGACCGACGGCATCGGACCGCGGGATCAGCGCCCGTCGCGCCTCGACCTCGCCTGGCGGACGATCGAGCCGAACCTCGTCGGCATAGACGAATTCTACGACTGGTCGAAAAAGGCCGGCACCGGAATCATGGGCGCGGTCAACATGGGAACCGGAAGCCCGAAGGACGCGGGAAACCTGCTCGAATACTGCAACTTCCCCAAAGGCACGTATTGGAGCGACCTGCGCCGGAAAAACGGGCACGAGACTCCCTACGGCATTAAAACCTGGTGCATCGGAAACGAAATGGACGGCCCCTGGCAGATCTGCCACCTCGACGCGGCGGACTACGGCAAAAAGGCGAGAGAAACCGCGAAGATCATGAAGTGGATCGACAACGGAATCGAGCTGGTCGCGTGCGGAAGCTCCACCTCGAAAATGCCGACCTTCCCCGAATGGGACCGCGTGGTGCTCGAGCATACCTACGACCACGTCGACTATATTTCGCTCCATCGCTACTACGAAAACATGGGCAACGAAGACGACTTCCTCTCCTCCTTCGCTGACATGGACTCCTTCATTAAAACGGTGAGCGCGACCGCCGACTACGTGAAGGCGCTGAAGCGGAGCAAAAAGACGATGAATCTGTCCTTCGACGAATGGAACGTCTGGTACCAGCAGAAGATCCAGCTCAGGGACTGGGAGACCGCTCCGGAAATTCTGGAAGACCGGTACAGTCTGCTCGACGCTCTAGTCGTAGGCGGACTCGGAATCAGCCTGCTGAACAACGCGGACCGGGTGAAGATCGCCTGCCTCGCGCAGCTCGTGAACGTCATCGCGCCCATTTTTACGAAAAAGGGCGGAGCGGCGATCAAACAGGCGAGCTACCACCCGTTCCGGGACATCTCGGTGTACGGAAGGGGAACGGTGCTCACGCCGGTCGTGCGCGGCCCGAAGCGGGAAACCTGCTGGGGAGACGCGCCGGAAGTCGCTGTTTCCGTGGTGTATAACGAAGAAGAAAACATGCTGACCGTGTTCGCCATGAACTCGAACCGGGCGGAGGGCAGAAAAGTCGAGCTGGATCTGAGGTCATTCGAATCGCCGCGCATGACGTTCCGCACAGAACTTTCAGGGCCGGATCTGCATGTTATCAACACCTTCGAAAATCCGCATGCCGTTGAGCCCAAAGGCCTGGATCTTACGCAGCCTGACGGCGGAAAAGCATCCATAACGCTTTCCCCCGCGTCGTGGAACGTCATCCGCTTCTCGGTCTCCCCCGAGGGAAGCCGCTGA
- a CDS encoding AraC family transcriptional regulator produces the protein MKRFSFPGLRNIRAGDCGCAMLHPGWKHMSRCLSRDSVFILGRKNAAPLVIGEETAEIRPGRVLILPAGIPHRGLAGIQEPVSYYWMHFRLPCQPLPIPEAEPERSAFPLAPDGVVLPLYVDLSEPLLVSRLFRELLQERRQHRTESLAADLLCAGILLKAARLSDDRAAVDGKRIPEILLMVEDELSNPDLSVKYIAVRAGLNEDYLGRIFREATGGPLGRYIITRRVELAANRLRDTHCAQEQIARGCGFSSMRQFRHHFKEVAGTSPGLYRRQSQLIETNTL, from the coding sequence ATGAAGCGATTCAGTTTCCCCGGCCTTCGGAATATACGGGCCGGGGACTGCGGATGCGCCATGCTGCATCCCGGATGGAAGCATATGAGCCGATGCCTCTCGCGGGATTCGGTGTTCATCCTCGGCAGGAAGAACGCCGCGCCCCTTGTGATAGGCGAAGAAACAGCGGAGATACGTCCCGGACGGGTTCTGATTCTCCCGGCCGGGATTCCCCACCGCGGACTGGCCGGGATACAGGAGCCGGTGTCCTATTACTGGATGCACTTTCGCCTCCCCTGCCAGCCCCTGCCGATTCCGGAGGCGGAACCGGAACGCAGCGCCTTCCCGCTCGCTCCGGACGGAGTCGTCCTTCCCCTTTATGTTGATCTTTCCGAACCGCTGCTTGTGTCCCGTTTATTCCGCGAGCTTTTGCAGGAACGCAGGCAGCATCGAACGGAATCGCTTGCGGCCGACCTTCTGTGCGCGGGAATCCTCCTCAAGGCCGCCCGGCTTTCAGATGACCGCGCCGCCGTAGACGGAAAGAGAATTCCGGAAATTTTATTGATGGTGGAGGACGAGCTTTCCAACCCGGATCTGTCGGTGAAATATATCGCTGTCAGGGCGGGATTGAACGAGGATTATCTTGGAAGGATATTCAGGGAAGCGACGGGCGGCCCGCTGGGCCGGTACATCATAACGAGACGGGTCGAACTCGCGGCGAACCGACTGAGGGACACCCACTGCGCCCAGGAGCAAATCGCCCGCGGCTGCGGCTTTTCATCCATGCGCCAGTTCCGCCACCACTTCAAGGAAGTCGCCGGAACCAGCCCCGGCCTCTATCGCCGCCAAAGCCAGCTCATCGAAACAAACACGCTGTAG